The Lactuca sativa cultivar Salinas chromosome 2, Lsat_Salinas_v11, whole genome shotgun sequence genome includes a window with the following:
- the LOC111901457 gene encoding protein NUCLEAR FUSION DEFECTIVE 4, with protein MGEAPSTTTSGSVAGSATSLPFAVHVIRGRWFSLFASFLVMTGAGATYLFGVYSKDIKSSLGYDQTTLNLLGFFKDLGANVGVLSGLIAEVTPTWFVLLLGSALNFGGYFMIWLAVTNRIAKPKVWQMCLYICIGANSQNFANTGALVTTVCNFPESRGVVLGLLKGFTGLSGAIMTQIYLAIYGNDSKSLILLIAWLPAAISVVFVYTIRAMTLVRQPNELRIFYRFLCVSIFLALFIMGMTIAQNIVTFSRRAYAGSASVVIFVLFVPLFMAIKEELNLWVRNKHQPVIVPEVKIENMNQNHEHQSTNPTSLELDNPNPKPKAKTSCFANVFLNKPERGEDYSILQALLSTDMLILFVATFCGLGTSLTAVDNLGQIGESLGYPTKTIKSFVSLLSIWNYFGRIFAGFVSEILLVKYKFPRPLMFTLVLFLSCAGLLLIAFPIPGSVYVASIIIGFSFGAQLPLIFAIISELFGLKYYSTLFNCGQLGSPLGSYILNVRVTGPLYDREALKGLAKKGLDRSAVKELVCMGNHCYRSSFIILACVCCFGGLSSLILVIRTRKFYNGDIYKKFRDEAQIIAT; from the coding sequence ATGGGGGAAGCGCCTTCAACCACCACCTCCGGTTCCGTCGCCGGCAGCGCCACAAGTCTGCCGTTTGCCGTCCATGTAATCCGTGGCCGCTGGTTCTCACTTTTCGCTTCTTTCTTAGTCATGACCGGAGCCGGAGCGACGTACCTCTTCGGCGTCTACTCCAAAGACATCAAATCCTCCCTTGGTTACGATCAAACCACCCTCAACCTCCTAGGCTTCTTCAAAGACCTTGGTGCCAACGTCGGTGTTCTCTCCGGCCTAATTGCGGAGGTCACTCCGACATGGTTCGTGCTATTACTCGGATCTGCGTTGAATTTTGGCGGTTACTTCATGATATGGTTGGCTGTCACCAACAGAATCGCGAAACCTAAAGTCTGGCAGATGTGTTTATACATTTGCATCGGAGCGAATTCACAGAACTTTGCGAACACCGGAGCGTTGGTGACAACCGTCTGTAATTTTCCGGAAAGCAGGGGAGTTGTTCTGGGATTGTTGAAAGGTTTCACAGGATTAAGTGGAGCCATCATGACTCAAATCTACTTGGCTATTTATGGAAACGATTCGAAATCGTTAATCCTGCTGATTGCCTGGCTCCCGGCGGCGATTTCTGTGGTGTTTGTGTACACGATCCGAGCGATGACCCTGGTGAGACAACCGAATGAGCTCCGAATCTTCTACCGTTTCTTATGCGTCTCGATTTTTCTAGCATTGTTCATAATGGGGATGACGATTGCTCAGAATATTGTGACGTTTTCACGAAGGGCTTACGCTGGTAGTGCTTCTGTGGTAATTTTCGTACTCTTTGTCCCCCTTTTTATGGCCATTAAAGAGGAATTGAACCTCTGGGTGAGAAACAAACACCAACCAGTTATCGTTCCCGAGGTTAAAATCGAGAATATGAATCAGAATCATGAACATCAATCCACAAATCCCACATCATTGGAACTGGATAATCCAAATCCAAAACCAAAAGCGAAAACATCTTGTTTTGCTAATGTGTTCTTGAATAAGCCTGAAAGAGGAGAGGATTACAGTATTCTTCAAGCACTTTTAAGCACAGACATGTTAATTCTGTTTGTTGCAACTTTTTGTGGGCTTGGAACAAGCTTAACCGCAGTAGACAATTTAGGTCAAATCGGCGAATCTTTAGGTTACCCTACAAAGACGATAAAATCATTCGTTTCCCTTTTAAGTATCTGGAATTACTTCGGCCGGATCTTCGCCGGATTCGTATCGGAAATCCTTCTGGTGAAGTACAAATTCCCAAGACCACTAATGTTCACACTTGTACTCTTCCTCTCCTGCGCCGGCCTCCTCCTGATTGCTTTTCCGATTCCGGGATCTGTCTACGTCGCTTCCATCATCATCGGATTCTCATTTGGGGCACAACTGCCCTTAATCTTCGCCATCATTTCAGAGCTTTTCGGATTGAAATACTACTCGACATTGTTCAATTGCGGGCAATTGGGAAGCCCATTGGGATCTTACATCTTGAATGTTAGGGTTACAGGGCCATTGTATGATCGAGAAGCATTGAAGGGGCTTGCGAAGAAAGGGTTAGATAGGTCAGCAGTTAAAGAGTTGGTTTGCATGGGCAACCATTGTTACAGGTCGTCTTTTATCATATTGGCTTGCGTTTGTTGCTTTGGTGGTTTATCTTCGTTGATTTTGGTGATAAGAACTCGAAAGTTCTACAATGGAGATATTTACAAGAAGTTCAGAGACGAAGCTCAGATCATTGCCACATAA